In the genome of Labrus mixtus chromosome 21, fLabMix1.1, whole genome shotgun sequence, one region contains:
- the LOC132955036 gene encoding E3 ubiquitin-protein ligase TRIM21-like, whose protein sequence is MASCNSLLSEEQFLCPICLDVFTRPVSTPCGHNFCMPCISSYWDDGVVCRCPVCKETFQRRPDLKVNTFISELASQFVSLQVNDAHMWEPVQQRTSEGEVLCDICTDTQQTAVKSCLECLTSYCGDHLEPHHRAAGLKRHTLVEPVSGLENRICKKHARLLTRVCRTDNAVLCDICAGGAKHNNHNDITVQQAYEEAMATWEEAKGEMQALIKERLQAVRDMKEAVDKSETETKDVIAESVRALTELVSEIQQSQTELVQVIEERQKAAEEQAGAFSLSVEQEITELRSTVMKMSELRGTEDYLDFLVSKQATSLLHPAMNSLTFSFDRHVDIHRVRNCLGKAVPRVRKLLEEMNGEMRELFGSADLGGDSMLRCYIVDILLDPDTAHPQLVVSDDRRQVRYNVGSAPSGNPTRNANAFNAHYAVLGNTALSTYKFYFEVFVGGKSEWCLGLVKESIERNGVIPRRPGCGLWAVWFLDGRFETFCNPNVPIHYCQVERVGVFVRYESDSIHFYNVETATEIYEFTNCSFTEKLYPYLNPCDNEYGSNLDPMIIVPVIQSKG, encoded by the coding sequence atggCGTCCTGCAACAGCCTCTTGTCTGAGGAGCAGTTTCTTTGTCCAATCTGCCTCGATGTGTTCACTCGGCCGGTGTCCACCCCATGTGGACACAACTTCTGCATGCCCTGCATCTCCAGCTACTGGGACGACGGCGTGGTCTGCCGGTGCCCGGTGTGTAAGGAGACTTTTCAAAGAAGACCCGATCTGAAGGTCAACACTTTCATTTCGGAGCTCGCGTCGCAGTTCGTGTCCCTTCAAGTGAACGACGCTCACATGTGGGAGCCGGTCCAACAGCGGACCAGCGAGGGCGAAGTGCTGTGTGATATTTGCACTGACACCCAGCAAACTGCAGTCAAGTCCTGCCTGGAGTGTCTGACGTCTTACTGCGGCGATCACCTCGAGCCTCATCACAGAGCTGCCGGACTGAAGAGACACACGCTGGTTGAGCCCGTGTCGGGCCTGGAGAACCGGATCTGCAAGAAGCACGCCCGACTCCTCACACGAGTCTGCCGAACGGACAACGCTGTGCTGTGTGACATCTGCGCCGGCGGCGCGaaacacaacaaccacaacGACATTACCGTGCAGCAAGCGTACGAAGAGGCAATGGCTACATGGGAGGAGGCTAAGGGCGAAATGCAGGCGTTGATAAAGGAAAGGCTGCAGGCGGTCCGAGACATGAAGGAGGCCGTAGACAAGAGCGAGACAGAAACCAAAGACGTGATAGCAGAGAGCGTACGGGCGCTGACGGAGCTCGTCTCTGAGATTCAGCAGAGCCAGACTGAGCTCGTGCAGGTGATCGAGGAGAGGcaaaaagcagcagaagaacAGGCCGGCGCGTTTTCTCTCAGCGTGGAGCAGGAGATCACCGAGCTGCGGAGCACCGTGATGAAGATGAGTGAGCTAAGAGGGACTGAAGACTATCTGGACTTCCTTGTGAGTAAGCAAGCGACGTCCTTACTTCACCCCGCGATGAACTCGCTCACATTCAGTTTTGACCGACACGTGGACATTCATCGCGTACGGAACTGTTTAGGGAAAGCCGTGCCTCGAGTACGGAAGCTGCTGGAGGAAATGAACGGAGAAATGAGAGAGCTCTTCGGCAGCGCGGATTTAGGAGGCGACAGCATGTTGCGGTGTTACATAGTGGACATTTTGCTGGATCCTGACACCGCTCACCCTCAGCTGGTTGTATCTGACGACAGGAGACAGGTGAGATACAACGTGGGCTCAGCGCCGAGTGGAAACCCAACCCGGAATGCGAACGCATTTAACGCGCATTACGCCGTCCTGGGAAACACGGCTCTCTCCACCTACAAGTTTTACTTTGAGGTGTTCGTGGGCGGAAAGAGCGAGTGGTGTCTGGGCTTGGTCAAGGAGTCCATCGAGAGGAACGGGGTGATTCCCCGGAGGCCTGGCTGTGGACTCTGGGCCGTCTGGTTCTTAGACGGTAGGTTCGAGACCTTCTGTAATCCGAACGTGCCGATACATTACTGTCAAGTGGAGAGGGTCGGCGTGTTTGTGCGTTATGAGAGCGACAGCATCCATTTTTACAATGTGGAAACTGCAACAGAAATTTACGAGTTCACTAACTGTTCCTTCACAGAAAAACTCTACCCGTATCTTAATCCTTGCGATAACGAGTATGGCTCGAACCTGGACCCCATGATAATTGTTCCTGTCATACAGTCGAAAGGATGA
- the LOC132955035 gene encoding neurotrypsin-like encodes MTRTHRAGRMALTGREMLCLIGSACLWLPLFAEVVAEDSYLNEVQNSVPLSCSEGFTELGYYNGTVSQTDSGAPCLKWTEFPDYVMQYPGRGLGDHSFCRNPDRESNPWCFFRQNSGAIGWAYCDCHQGAARLVGSSSSGSGRVEVYLNGQWGAVCDSHWSDRDASVICRQLGLGDIGTALQHSQFGSGSGLFHYERLGCRGDENSLSKCRSRTFVTGDCSHGNEAAVMCAAPEGSGPPLRLVGGEEDFEGRVEVFHAGRWGSVCDDQWDDRDAEVVCRQLGFGGVAKAWSWAHFGQGSGPILLDAVKCSGNELFLDQCPHGDWEQHNCDHMEDAGVSCSPYTDGVVRLVGGDSPWEGRVEVFHNGDWGTACDDHWSQQHAEVVCRQLGYRGHAEVVSDGTFGEGVGLILLDDVHCEGSETSLLDCRHGIWGRTDCSHSEDVGVRCRRRSSPETNEVPVIAPATGPLVRLAGGSSRKEGRVEVYLHGDWGSICDSGWNDLNALVVCRQLGHSGGAVAAAGFGQGKGPIHLDQVRCTGKEEFLGECPSMGQRMQGCGRREDAGVKCDVAPKKAAARVKPEELSCGRRKLVEEASKRRSQGEENILRTTWPWQVSVWLQSREQDGGGPLCSATLISPCWVLTSATCVSRFGNDPSRYAVRVGASERPLTPERVVVHRKFKGQSGGHDLALLKLPSAKGHCLTFEPNTNAACLPAADAASGGNAPSSCVVMVTAGWTETDSVLASWVPLMSSWQCKKRYGDSFSSHGTLCAGSPPDTSLLHGDSCQGNSGGGLVCQEESGRWVLTGVVAGGNGCSAPSSPALYTRVSRFRSWIEEVVDAGARAEEPRAHAQAREDVTHVDNDLTHTREEHTHSEVHGRHTHDQQETNEIVSDIKHTHTHHPHTKSAHTHTNTQILV; translated from the exons ATGACACGGACACACCGGGCGGGAAGGATGGCTCTCACCGGCCGAGAAATGTTGTGCTTGATCGGATCCGCCTGCCTCTGGCTGCCGCTGTTTGCAGAG GTGGTGGCTGAGGACAGTTACTTAAACGAGGTGCAGAACTCAG TACCTCTGTCCTGCTCTGAGGGGTTCACTGAGTTGGGATACTACAACGGCACCGTGTCTCAGACGGACTCTGGCGCCCCCTGTCTGAAGTGGACCGAGTTTCCGGACTACGTGATGCAGTACCCGGGCCGAGGGCTGGGCGACCACAGCTTCTGCAGGAACCCGGACCGAGAATCAAACCCCTGGTGCTTCTTCAGACAAAACTCTGGAGCCATCGGATGGGCCTACTGCGACTGCCACCAGG gtgcagCTCGTCTGGTTGGCAGCTCATCGTCTGGCAGTGGGCGTGTTGAGGTCTACTTAAACGGCCAGTGGGGCGCGGTGTGTGACTCCCACTGGTCGGACAGAGACGCCAGTGTGATCTGCAGGCAGCTCGGCCTGGg TGACATCGGCACGGCGCTGCAGCACTCACAGTTCGGCTCCGGCTCTGGCCTCTTCCATTACGAGCGCCTGGGTTGCCGTGGTGATGAGAACAGTCTGAGTAAGTGCAGGAGCAGGACGTTCGTCACAGGTGACTGTAGCCATGGAAACGAAGCAGCAGTCATGTGTGCGGCACCAGAAG GCAGTGGTCCTCCGCTGCGATTGGTCGGCGGCGAGGAGGACTTTGAAGGTCGTGTGGAGGTTTTTCATGCAGGAAGGTGGGGCTCCGTCTGTGACGACCAGTGGGACGACAGAGACGCAGAGGTGGTGTGCAGACAGCTCGGGTTTGG ggGAGTGGCGAAGGCCTGGTCCTGGGCTCACTTCGGTCAGGGTTCTGGTCCGATCCTGCTCGATGCTGTGAAGTGCTCAGGAAACGAGCTCTTCCTGGATCAGTGTCCCCATGGCGACTGGGAGCAGCACAACTGTGACCACATGGAGGATGCCGGGGTCTCCTGCAGCCCTTATACag ACGGTGTGGTGCGTCTGGTCGGAGGAGACAGTCCCTGGGAGGGCCGGGTCGAAGTTTTCCACAATGGTGACTGGGGGACGGCGTGCGACGACCACTGGAGCCAGCAGCATGCAGAGGTGGTCTGCAGACAGCTGGGCTACAG GGGTCACGCTGAGGTCGTGTCGGACGGCACGTTCGGAGAGGGCGTCGGTTTAATCCTGCTGGACGACGTGCACTGCGAGGGGTCCGAGACGTCCCTGCTGGACTGCAGGCACGGGATCTGGGGACGGACCGACTGCTCTCACAGTGAGGACGTCGGTGTCCGCTGCAGGAGACGAAGCAGCCCAGAAACCAACGAGGTGCCGGTGATCGCTCCTGCTACAG gtCCCCTGGTGCGTCTTGCCGGTggcagcagcagaaaggagGGCCGGGTCGAGGTGTATCTCCATGGCGACTGGGGGAGTATTTGTGACTCCGGCTGGAACGACCTGAACGCACTTGTGGTGTGCAGACAGCTCGGACACAG CGGTGGAGCGGTAGCAGCGGCCGGGTTCGGTCAGGGGAAGGGTCCCATCCACCTGGACCAGGTGAGGTGCACGGGGAAGGAGGAGTTCCTGGGAGAGTGTCCCTCGATGGGTCAGAGAATGCAGGGCTGCGGGCGCAGGGAGGACGCGGGGGTGAAGTGTGACGTCGCGCCCAAGAAGGCGGCCGCGCGGGTGAAGCCGGAGGAGCTGAGCTGTGGCCGCCGGAAGCTGGTGGAGGAGGCGAGCAAGAGGAGGAGCCAgggagaggagaacatactcaG gaCCACGTGGCCTTGGCAAGTGTCTGTGTGGCTTCAGTCTCGAGAGCAAGATGGCGGCGGTCCTCTCTGCAGCGCCACTTTGATCAGCCCGTGCTGGGTGCTGACGTCTGCCACCTGTGTCAGCAG GTTCGGCAACGACCCGTCCCGGTACGCGGTGCGTGTCGGGGCGTCGGAGCGTCCCCTGACTCCCGAGCGGGTGGTGGTTCACAGGAAGTTCAAAGGTCAGAGTGGAGGTCACGACCTGGCTCTGTTGAAGCTTCCCAGCGCCAAGGGCCACTGTCTGACCTTCGAGCCGAACACCAACGCAGCGTgccttcctgctgcagacgcggCATCAGGGGGAAACGCGCCATCGTCATGCGTTGTCATGGTAACCGCAGGTTGGACTGAAACAG ACTCTGTCCTCGCCTCCTGGGTCCCTCTCATGTCGTCATGGCAATGTAAGAAGCGTTACGGCGACAGCTTCTCCAGCCACGGCACCCTGTGCGCCGGCAGTCCCCCTGACACCAGCCTCCTCCATGGCGACAGTTGTCAGGGTAACTCTGGAGGCGGGCTGGTGTGTCAGGAAGAGTCGGGTCGTTGGGTCCTCACCGGGGTCGTCGCCGGGGGGAATGGATGCTCGGCCCCCTCCTCGCCCGCACTCTACACCCGAGTCAGCCGCTTCAGGAGCTGGATAGAGGAGGTCGTCGACGCCGGAGCCCGCGCCGAGGAGCCGCGCGCGCACGCTCAGGCGCGAGAGGACGTGACCCACGTTGACAATGACCTGACGCACACACgcgaggaacacacacacagcgaggtgcacggcagacacacacacgatcaaCAGGAAACAAACGAAATCGTCAGtgatatcaaacacacacacactcaccacccACACACTAagagcgcgcacacacacacaaacacacaaattctGGTCTGA